Proteins found in one Pseudoxanthomonas sp. SL93 genomic segment:
- a CDS encoding thymidine kinase produces MAKLYFYYSAMNAGKTTTLLQSAHNYRERGMRVAILTPRLDDRAGAGVVASRIGLRSEATAFERGDDLETWIRRDIAAHGRLDCVLVDEAQFLTRSQVWQLSEVVDALRIPVLCYGLRTDFRGELFEGSQYLLAWADELTEIKTICHTGKKATMTVRVNAQGHAVQDGPQVEIGGNERYVSVSRAEFKKIARGEGRIDPLQASLPLE; encoded by the coding sequence ATGGCCAAACTCTACTTCTACTATTCGGCGATGAACGCCGGGAAGACCACCACGCTGCTGCAGTCCGCGCACAACTACCGCGAGCGCGGGATGCGGGTGGCGATCCTGACGCCGCGGCTGGATGACCGTGCCGGGGCGGGCGTGGTGGCGTCCCGCATCGGCCTGCGGTCCGAAGCGACCGCCTTCGAGCGCGGCGACGACCTGGAAACCTGGATCCGCCGCGACATTGCCGCGCATGGCCGGCTGGACTGCGTGCTGGTGGACGAGGCGCAGTTCCTGACCCGGTCGCAGGTATGGCAGCTCAGCGAGGTGGTGGATGCGCTGCGCATCCCGGTGCTCTGCTACGGGCTGCGCACGGATTTCCGCGGCGAGCTGTTCGAAGGCAGCCAGTATCTGCTGGCCTGGGCCGATGAGCTCACCGAGATCAAGACCATCTGCCACACCGGCAAGAAGGCGACCATGACCGTGCGCGTCAACGCGCAGGGCCATGCCGTGCAGGACGGTCCGCAGGTCGAGATCGGCGGCAACGAGCGCTACGTGTCGGTCAGCCGCGCCGAATTCAAGAAGATCGCGCGTGGTGAAGGCCGCATCGACCCGCTGCAGGCATCGCTGCCGCTGGAGTGA
- a CDS encoding DinB family protein gives MDRAGNARFTLLASYNQWMNRRLYDAAATLSHDALVADRGAFFGSILGTLNHLVVTDTIWLKRFAAAPDAAAVLAALEDTPMPSALDAMLYPELPPLRERREWLDALILRWVDTLTSAELSARLAYLNTKGTAFVRSVEGLLTHLFNHQTHHRGQVTTLLSQAGVDVGVTDLLMLVPDESGR, from the coding sequence ATGGATAGAGCGGGCAATGCGCGATTCACCCTGCTGGCGTCGTACAACCAGTGGATGAACCGACGCCTCTACGATGCGGCGGCAACGCTGTCCCACGATGCCTTGGTTGCGGATCGCGGTGCGTTCTTCGGGTCCATCCTCGGCACGCTCAACCACCTGGTGGTGACGGACACCATCTGGCTCAAGCGATTCGCCGCTGCGCCGGATGCTGCCGCCGTGCTTGCCGCACTGGAAGACACGCCGATGCCGTCGGCATTGGATGCCATGCTCTATCCGGAGCTTCCGCCCTTGCGCGAACGCCGCGAATGGCTGGACGCGCTGATCCTGCGATGGGTGGACACGCTCACGTCTGCGGAGTTGTCAGCCCGCCTGGCGTACCTCAACACGAAGGGTACGGCCTTCGTGCGCAGCGTCGAGGGACTGCTCACGCACCTGTTCAATCACCAGACCCACCATCGCGGACAGGTCACCACGCTGCTGTCGCAGGCGGGCGTGGACGTCGGCGTGACCGACCTGCTGATGCTGGTGCCGGACGAAAGCGGACGCTGA
- a CDS encoding 5'-nucleotidase, lipoprotein e(P4) family has translation MRVSLLAACLAASLLTLSACKRTEPAAAPDTAATAATPASAATTHDNLNAVAWVQTSVEYRALTTQTFRAAADHLDAALKEKNWDALVPDERGNAATGLKPAVVMDVDETVLDNSPYQARLIRDGKEYDEISWDQWVAEKKAKPLPGVVDFAKAAAAKGVTILYISNRAVHLKEATLANLRDAGLPVADDSVFLGLGTVLQGCEQNGSEKNCRRRLAGQQYRVLMQFGDQIGDFVQVEANTREGRQALFDEYDDWFGERWWMLPNPTYGSWEPALFNNAWDQPAAARSQAKRDALDYAP, from the coding sequence ATGCGCGTTTCCCTGCTTGCCGCCTGCCTGGCGGCGTCCCTGCTGACCCTTTCCGCCTGCAAGCGCACCGAGCCGGCCGCCGCACCCGACACGGCCGCGACGGCGGCCACGCCGGCAAGTGCCGCCACCACCCACGACAACCTCAACGCGGTGGCGTGGGTGCAGACTTCGGTGGAATACCGCGCGCTGACCACGCAGACCTTCCGCGCCGCCGCCGACCACCTGGATGCCGCGCTGAAGGAAAAGAACTGGGACGCCCTGGTGCCCGACGAACGCGGCAATGCCGCCACCGGGCTGAAGCCCGCCGTGGTGATGGACGTGGACGAGACCGTGCTGGACAACTCGCCGTACCAGGCGCGCCTGATCCGCGACGGCAAGGAATACGACGAGATCAGCTGGGACCAGTGGGTGGCCGAGAAGAAGGCCAAGCCGCTGCCGGGCGTGGTGGACTTCGCCAAGGCGGCCGCCGCCAAGGGCGTGACCATCCTGTACATCTCCAACCGCGCGGTGCACCTGAAGGAAGCGACGCTGGCCAACCTCCGCGACGCGGGCCTGCCGGTGGCCGACGACAGCGTGTTCCTGGGCCTGGGCACGGTGCTGCAGGGCTGCGAGCAGAACGGCTCCGAGAAGAACTGCCGCCGCCGCCTGGCGGGGCAGCAGTACCGCGTGCTGATGCAGTTCGGCGACCAGATCGGTGACTTCGTCCAGGTGGAGGCCAACACGCGCGAAGGTCGCCAGGCCTTGTTCGACGAATACGACGACTGGTTCGGCGAGCGCTGGTGGATGCTGCCCAACCCGACCTACGGCTCGTGGGAGCCGGCGCTGTTCAACAACGCCTGGGACCAGCCCGCCGCCGCGCGCAGCCAGGCCAAGCGCGACGCGCTGGACTACGCGCCGTGA
- the pyrF gene encoding orotidine-5'-phosphate decarboxylase, translated as MSGRGPVALTARERLIFALDAPSGADALAWVDRLGDAVQFYKIGMELLASGDYFTVLDELARRDKRVFVDLKFFDIPATVGGVIRGLSRWPVTYATIHGWHAGMMEAAAAARGGDLRLLAVTVLTSMDGDDLRAMGINNAEPADIVVQRALAAQAAGIDGVICSGQEAGIIRAAAGAGFSIVCPGIRPGGPVGDDQKRTVGVAQAFALGADAIVVGRPISQTADPRAAAEAIQVEIRASFK; from the coding sequence GTGAGCGGTCGCGGACCGGTCGCACTGACCGCACGCGAACGCCTCATCTTCGCGCTGGACGCGCCGTCGGGCGCGGACGCGCTGGCGTGGGTGGACCGGCTGGGCGATGCGGTGCAGTTCTACAAGATCGGCATGGAGCTTCTGGCCAGCGGCGATTACTTCACCGTGCTGGATGAGCTGGCCCGCCGCGACAAGCGCGTGTTCGTGGACCTGAAGTTCTTCGACATTCCTGCCACCGTGGGCGGCGTGATCCGCGGCCTGTCGCGCTGGCCGGTGACCTACGCGACCATCCACGGCTGGCACGCCGGGATGATGGAAGCCGCCGCCGCGGCGCGTGGCGGCGACCTGCGCCTGTTGGCGGTGACCGTGCTGACCTCGATGGACGGCGACGATCTGCGCGCAATGGGCATAAATAATGCCGAACCGGCTGACATCGTCGTGCAACGCGCGCTGGCCGCCCAGGCCGCCGGCATCGATGGCGTGATCTGCTCGGGGCAGGAGGCGGGGATCATCCGCGCCGCCGCCGGTGCCGGTTTCTCCATTGTCTGCCCCGGCATCCGCCCCGGCGGCCCGGTCGGCGACGACCAGAAGCGCACGGTCGGCGTGGCGCAGGCCTTCGCGCTGGGGGCCGATGCCATCGTGGTCGGCCGCCCGATCAGCCAGACGGCCGACCCGCGCGCCGCGGCCGAGGCGATCCAGGTCGAGATCCGTGCATCATTCAAGTAA
- a CDS encoding DUF480 domain-containing protein gives MDTQDDTAALPLLNTAEARLLGCLIEKEATTPETYPLTVNAAQTAANQKTAREPVMALDTGAVNHALRQLEQRGLARQVFSSRAERYEHRTAAFFSLPQQQVVLLGLLLLRGAQTMHELLARSERLFKFADADDVRHHLDRLIQRVPALVVQIPRGPGQREDRYMHLLAGPVDVAAIAARLPASPSGEPATAELETRITALEAEVAALREQVEHLLSTRDN, from the coding sequence ATGGATACCCAAGACGACACGGCCGCGCTGCCCCTGCTGAACACCGCCGAGGCGCGCCTGCTGGGCTGCCTGATCGAGAAGGAAGCGACCACGCCGGAGACCTACCCGCTGACCGTGAACGCGGCGCAGACCGCAGCCAACCAGAAGACCGCGCGCGAGCCGGTGATGGCGCTGGACACCGGCGCGGTGAACCATGCCTTGAGGCAGCTGGAACAGCGTGGACTGGCACGGCAGGTGTTCTCGTCGCGCGCCGAACGCTATGAGCACCGCACCGCCGCGTTCTTCAGCCTGCCCCAGCAGCAGGTGGTGTTGCTGGGACTGCTGCTGCTGCGCGGCGCGCAGACCATGCATGAACTGCTGGCACGCAGCGAGCGGCTGTTCAAGTTCGCCGACGCGGACGACGTGCGCCACCATCTCGATCGCCTGATCCAGCGCGTGCCTGCACTGGTCGTGCAGATCCCGCGCGGGCCCGGCCAGCGTGAAGACCGTTACATGCACCTGCTCGCTGGCCCGGTGGACGTGGCTGCGATCGCGGCACGGCTGCCTGCATCGCCGTCGGGCGAGCCGGCGACTGCCGAACTGGAAACGCGCATCACTGCGCTGGAAGCCGAGGTCGCGGCGTTGCGCGAACAGGTGGAACACCTGCTCAGCACGCGCGATAACTGA
- a CDS encoding UvrD-helicase domain-containing protein: MHGLNPPQRAAVLHSQGPLLVLAGAGSGKTRVIVEKIAHLIGAGHFPAKRIAAITFTNKSAKEMRERVAKRIKGDAAEGLTICTFHALGLKFLQIEHAAVGLKRGFSIFDADDATAQVKDLMYGAKPDDIEMAKNLISRAKNAGLSPEEALAEARSNREKEAALLYQRYQARLTTFNAVDFDDLIRLPVQVLENNPDIVAAWRERIGYLLVDECQDTNDAQYRLLKAIAGERGDFTCVGDDDQSIYAWRGANPDNLLQMAKDYPKLQIIKLEQNYRCSNRVLRAANALIANNPHEHPKKLWSDQADGDRIRVWECRDNDHEAEKVAAEISFLQAARGAAWSDFCILFRGNHQSRPLEKAMQLLRIPYHLTGGTAFLERQEVKDALSWLRLLVNPDDDAAFLRAVQSPKREVGATSLAKLAEMAQHAHLPMSRAAESMGALKALPPRAANGLSAFVDIVRDLRQHAETLSPAELVRRLSERSGLLADLRAQCKDEASFQRRRANLDELADWFEGGPRGSSAGDLAAQLALLSRNDKDDGGNQVRLMSLHAAKGLEFRYVFIIGCEDGTLPHETSVEEGNLQEERRLMYVGITRAKEALWLSHNRETRRFGERMRLQPSRFIDELPADELQRDGADPVADAERKKERASAGLAAIQALFD, encoded by the coding sequence ATGCACGGCCTCAATCCCCCACAACGCGCTGCCGTCCTTCACAGCCAGGGCCCCCTGCTGGTGCTCGCGGGCGCTGGCAGCGGCAAGACCCGCGTGATCGTGGAAAAGATCGCCCACCTGATCGGTGCCGGGCATTTCCCCGCCAAGCGCATCGCCGCCATCACCTTCACCAACAAGTCGGCGAAGGAAATGCGCGAGCGCGTGGCCAAGCGGATCAAGGGCGACGCGGCCGAAGGCCTGACCATCTGCACCTTCCATGCACTGGGATTGAAGTTCCTGCAGATCGAGCACGCCGCCGTGGGCCTGAAGCGCGGCTTCTCCATCTTCGACGCCGACGACGCCACCGCGCAGGTCAAGGACCTGATGTACGGCGCCAAGCCCGACGACATCGAGATGGCCAAGAACCTGATCTCGCGCGCGAAGAACGCCGGCCTGTCGCCCGAAGAAGCGCTCGCCGAAGCCCGCAGCAACCGCGAGAAGGAAGCCGCGCTGCTGTACCAGCGCTACCAGGCGCGGCTGACCACCTTCAATGCGGTCGACTTCGACGACCTGATCCGCCTGCCGGTGCAGGTGCTGGAGAACAATCCCGACATCGTGGCCGCGTGGCGCGAACGCATCGGCTACCTGCTGGTGGACGAATGCCAGGACACCAACGATGCGCAGTACCGCCTGTTGAAGGCGATCGCCGGCGAGCGCGGCGACTTCACCTGCGTGGGCGACGACGACCAGAGCATCTATGCCTGGCGTGGCGCCAACCCGGACAACCTGCTGCAGATGGCGAAGGACTACCCGAAGCTGCAGATCATCAAGCTGGAACAGAACTACCGTTGCAGCAACCGCGTGCTGCGTGCCGCCAATGCGTTGATCGCCAACAATCCGCACGAGCACCCGAAGAAGCTGTGGAGCGACCAGGCCGATGGTGACCGCATCCGCGTGTGGGAGTGCCGCGACAACGACCACGAGGCGGAAAAGGTTGCCGCCGAGATCTCCTTCCTGCAGGCGGCCCGCGGCGCGGCGTGGAGCGACTTCTGTATCCTGTTCCGCGGCAATCACCAGTCGCGACCGCTGGAAAAGGCGATGCAGCTGCTGCGCATTCCCTACCATCTGACCGGTGGCACCGCGTTCCTGGAGCGCCAGGAAGTGAAGGACGCGCTGTCGTGGCTGCGCCTGCTGGTCAATCCGGACGACGATGCCGCCTTCCTGCGCGCGGTGCAGTCGCCCAAGCGCGAAGTCGGTGCCACGTCGCTGGCCAAGCTGGCCGAGATGGCGCAGCACGCGCACCTGCCGATGTCGCGCGCCGCCGAATCGATGGGCGCACTGAAGGCGTTGCCACCGCGCGCGGCCAACGGCCTCAGCGCCTTCGTCGACATCGTGCGCGACCTGCGCCAGCACGCGGAAACCCTCTCGCCAGCCGAACTGGTGCGTCGCCTGAGCGAGCGCTCCGGGCTGCTGGCCGACCTGCGCGCGCAGTGCAAGGACGAAGCCTCGTTCCAGCGCCGTCGCGCCAACCTGGACGAACTGGCGGACTGGTTCGAAGGCGGCCCGCGCGGCAGCTCGGCGGGCGACCTCGCCGCGCAGCTGGCCCTGCTGTCGCGCAACGACAAGGATGATGGAGGCAACCAGGTGCGGTTGATGAGCCTGCATGCGGCCAAGGGATTGGAGTTCCGTTACGTCTTCATCATCGGCTGCGAAGACGGCACGCTGCCGCACGAGACCAGCGTGGAGGAAGGCAACCTGCAGGAAGAGCGCCGGCTGATGTACGTGGGCATCACCCGGGCGAAGGAAGCGTTGTGGCTCAGCCACAACCGCGAGACGCGGCGCTTCGGTGAACGCATGCGACTGCAGCCCAGCCGTTTCATCGACGAACTCCCGGCCGACGAACTGCAGCGCGACGGTGCGGATCCGGTGGCGGACGCCGAACGCAAGAAGGAGCGCGCCAGCGCAGGACTGGCGGCGATCCAGGCGCTGTTCGACTGA
- a CDS encoding serine/threonine-protein kinase yields the protein MDAERWQRLSPLLDILLELEPEARAQQLEILRADDPALARDLEQLLALEDDNDSFMDQPLLDKPGQLKPGTLMGPYRLESMLGEGGMGMVWLASRADGLYQRRVALKLLRPGLADPNLRLRFTREREILARLEHPNIARLLDAGVGSEGQPYLALEYVEGVSITEYCAANNILLDGRLKLFLQVCEAVSHAHANLIVHRDLKPSNILVTPNGDVRLLDFGIAKLLDDPEPAPVHPRTEVRAFTLHYAAPEQVRGELVTTMTDVYSLGVVLYELLADTKPYRLRRQTDAEWEEAILAVEPLKPSVATLRTTDGSRARCPETRRNARKLVGDLDNIALKALAKQPEQRYPSVEALSLDLQRHMDGRPVHARPQSLGYRMRKYASRHRWTLAAGSVVGLLLVAALAASVWQGRQAVREAARAQAMQDFVIGLFDNASASQQGSTFDARELLAAGERRGQRELGAQPLAHAELLGLIARLRLGLGDYRQSLALLEKQSRLLAVVDDAPDSLRLESATQHGRVLRLLGQSRQCLVVMSPMSPRLQALQSRFPLPVAEFMSQSGRCHADAGERQVARQMYERSLDIRRSLKDEAGVAENLRDMATLDAELGNADAAVRGYRAALAHLQAHGHARHPLAVEIQRSLAMLYRNRGETDAALANYQRAGALAREILGPQHPTTQALRRHVAAIHVDLGELRIADEELRTLHALTLESMGPAHRDTASSWNSMGIVAWERGDYSAAVDYVARAVRIWRAPDSAQILPGGLFNYGMVLHSAGRYGDALAALEEARQLRAATIGASHPLVGETDRMIGEVLASQGDLAAASERFDRAVRLTQVGFGPDHPRTWFAQLSMAHHQTRLGKPADAIAPLQALAQHPGEGSEAPKLRWLARAYLGEARCRLGQGEEARRELDALISELRVRQPDGGTIPREAQAIRTACR from the coding sequence ATGGACGCCGAACGCTGGCAACGCCTGTCCCCGCTGCTGGACATCCTGCTCGAACTGGAGCCGGAAGCGCGCGCGCAGCAGCTTGAGATCCTGCGCGCCGACGACCCGGCGCTGGCGCGCGACCTGGAACAGCTGCTCGCGCTGGAAGACGACAACGACAGCTTCATGGACCAGCCCCTGCTGGACAAGCCGGGGCAACTGAAGCCGGGCACGCTGATGGGGCCCTACCGCCTGGAGTCGATGCTGGGCGAAGGCGGCATGGGCATGGTCTGGCTGGCCTCGCGCGCGGACGGCCTGTACCAGCGCCGCGTCGCCCTGAAGCTGCTTCGCCCCGGCCTGGCCGACCCCAACCTGCGCCTGCGCTTCACCCGCGAGCGCGAGATCCTGGCGCGGCTGGAACACCCCAACATCGCGCGCCTGCTGGATGCCGGCGTGGGCAGCGAAGGGCAGCCTTACCTGGCGCTGGAATACGTCGAAGGCGTGTCCATCACCGAGTACTGCGCCGCCAACAACATCCTGCTGGATGGCCGGCTGAAGCTGTTCCTGCAGGTCTGCGAAGCGGTCAGCCATGCGCACGCCAACCTGATCGTCCACCGCGACCTGAAGCCGTCCAACATCCTGGTGACGCCCAACGGCGACGTGCGCCTGCTCGACTTCGGCATCGCCAAGCTGCTGGACGATCCCGAACCCGCCCCCGTGCACCCCCGCACCGAAGTGCGTGCCTTCACCCTGCACTACGCCGCACCCGAACAGGTCCGCGGCGAGCTGGTCACCACCATGACCGACGTGTATTCGCTCGGCGTGGTGCTGTACGAGCTGCTGGCGGACACCAAGCCCTACCGCCTGCGTCGGCAGACCGATGCGGAGTGGGAGGAAGCCATCCTGGCGGTGGAACCGCTGAAACCTTCCGTCGCCACGCTGCGCACCACCGACGGCAGCCGTGCGCGTTGCCCGGAGACGCGCCGCAACGCGCGCAAGCTGGTCGGCGACCTGGACAACATCGCGCTCAAGGCCCTGGCCAAGCAACCGGAGCAGCGCTACCCGTCGGTGGAAGCGTTGTCGCTGGACCTGCAGCGGCACATGGATGGACGCCCCGTGCACGCACGGCCGCAGAGCCTGGGCTACCGCATGCGCAAGTACGCGTCGCGGCACCGCTGGACCCTGGCGGCCGGCAGCGTGGTGGGCCTGCTGCTGGTGGCGGCGCTTGCGGCCAGCGTCTGGCAGGGACGCCAGGCCGTGCGCGAGGCCGCGCGCGCGCAGGCGATGCAGGATTTCGTGATCGGGCTGTTCGACAACGCCAGCGCTTCGCAGCAGGGCAGCACGTTCGATGCCCGAGAACTGCTGGCGGCCGGCGAGCGCCGCGGACAACGCGAACTGGGCGCCCAGCCACTGGCGCACGCCGAACTGCTGGGACTGATCGCACGCCTGCGCCTGGGCCTGGGCGACTACCGCCAGTCGCTGGCGCTGCTGGAAAAACAATCGCGCCTGCTGGCCGTGGTGGACGATGCCCCCGACAGCCTGCGGCTGGAGTCGGCCACGCAGCACGGGCGCGTGCTGCGCCTGCTGGGCCAGTCGCGGCAATGCCTGGTGGTGATGTCGCCAATGTCGCCCCGGCTGCAGGCGCTGCAGTCGCGGTTTCCGCTGCCGGTGGCGGAGTTCATGTCGCAGAGCGGGCGCTGCCATGCCGATGCCGGCGAACGCCAGGTGGCGCGACAGATGTACGAACGCTCGCTGGATATCCGCCGCTCGCTGAAGGACGAAGCGGGCGTGGCGGAGAACCTGCGCGACATGGCCACGCTGGATGCGGAGCTGGGCAACGCGGATGCCGCCGTGCGCGGCTACCGTGCCGCGCTGGCGCACCTGCAGGCACACGGGCATGCACGGCATCCGCTGGCGGTGGAGATCCAGCGCAGCTTGGCCATGCTGTACCGCAATCGCGGCGAGACCGATGCCGCGCTGGCGAACTACCAGCGCGCGGGGGCACTGGCCCGCGAGATCCTGGGCCCACAGCATCCGACCACGCAGGCCCTGCGCCGGCACGTTGCCGCCATCCACGTGGACCTGGGCGAGCTGCGCATCGCCGACGAGGAGCTGCGCACCCTGCACGCGTTGACCCTGGAATCGATGGGCCCGGCCCACCGCGACACCGCATCCAGCTGGAATTCGATGGGCATCGTCGCGTGGGAGCGGGGAGATTACTCGGCCGCCGTGGACTACGTGGCGCGCGCGGTCCGGATCTGGCGGGCACCGGACAGCGCCCAGATCCTGCCCGGCGGCCTGTTCAACTACGGCATGGTGCTGCACAGCGCGGGCCGGTATGGCGACGCCCTGGCGGCGCTGGAAGAGGCGCGCCAGCTGCGCGCGGCCACCATCGGCGCCAGTCATCCCCTGGTGGGTGAGACGGACCGCATGATCGGCGAAGTCCTCGCCTCCCAGGGCGACCTGGCCGCGGCGAGCGAACGCTTCGATCGCGCGGTACGGCTGACCCAGGTCGGCTTCGGACCCGATCATCCGCGCACCTGGTTCGCCCAGCTGTCGATGGCACACCACCAGACGCGCCTTGGAAAGCCCGCCGATGCCATCGCGCCGCTGCAGGCACTGGCGCAACACCCCGGCGAAGGCAGCGAAGCCCCCAAGTTGCGCTGGCTGGCACGCGCCTACCTGGGCGAGGCGCGCTGCCGCTTGGGGCAGGGTGAAGAGGCGCGTCGGGAGCTGGACGCGCTGATCAGCGAACTGCGCGTTCGGCAACCCGACGGCGGCACCATTCCGCGCGAGGCGCAGGCCATCCGCACGGCGTGCCGGTGA
- a CDS encoding excalibur calcium-binding domain-containing protein translates to MSARHPAGRRLAWVAGMLCLSAALPGTAHPGGLDKTGCHHNRTTGDYHCHRKATPAPSPAAQKNRSSLAPDAPEPRNPSFGGPIFRNCDAARAAGAAPVRRGDPGYGPHLDRDNDGVGCEPYRGR, encoded by the coding sequence GTGAGCGCCCGCCATCCCGCAGGCCGTCGCCTTGCCTGGGTGGCAGGCATGCTCTGCCTGTCCGCCGCGCTTCCCGGCACAGCCCATCCCGGCGGCCTGGACAAGACGGGCTGCCACCACAACCGCACGACGGGCGACTACCACTGTCACCGGAAGGCCACGCCGGCACCCTCGCCGGCGGCGCAGAAAAACCGGTCTTCGCTGGCCCCTGACGCACCCGAGCCGCGCAATCCGTCATTCGGGGGTCCGATCTTCCGCAACTGCGATGCGGCGCGTGCCGCCGGCGCCGCGCCCGTCCGCAGGGGCGACCCCGGCTACGGACCCCACCTGGACCGCGACAACGACGGCGTGGGGTGCGAGCCCTACCGGGGACGCTGA
- a CDS encoding VOC family protein, translating into MDTAPSLSRIGQIAITVSSVDVALDFYRDALGLEFLFQAGPDLAFLDAGGTRLMLTTPQGAGTVGANSVLYFKVSDIATVQAALVARGAREERPPQLAARMPDHELWIGFLRDPDNNLVGLMEEKR; encoded by the coding sequence ATGGATACCGCTCCCTCGCTTTCCCGCATCGGCCAGATTGCGATCACGGTCAGCAGCGTCGACGTGGCGCTCGACTTCTACCGCGATGCGCTGGGGCTGGAATTCCTGTTCCAGGCCGGGCCGGATCTGGCGTTCTTGGATGCCGGCGGCACCCGTCTGATGCTGACCACGCCGCAAGGCGCAGGTACCGTTGGCGCGAACTCGGTGCTCTACTTCAAGGTAAGCGACATCGCCACCGTGCAGGCCGCGCTGGTCGCCCGTGGCGCACGCGAGGAGCGGCCGCCACAGCTGGCCGCGCGGATGCCCGACCATGAACTCTGGATCGGCTTCCTGCGTGACCCGGACAACAACCTGGTCGGTCTGATGGAAGAGAAGCGCTGA